A stretch of DNA from Leucobacter luti:
GGCGTTGCCGCTGCAGGCGTCGTCACTGCAGGCGTTGCCGATGCGTTCTGTGCGAGCGGAGCCGCCGACATCGGCTCGACGGGTGCGGCATCTCGGTACGGGTCGACATCACCATAGGCACCAGAGTCCGGCCCATCGCTCGGCGCGGCGTCAGCGTCACTATACGGATCGACTCCCGCAAACGGGTCGACGAGGTCACCGGGCTCGGTCTGCGCTGCGGTCGCTGCGGGAGCAGAGGACGCCGATGTGGGAGACGGCGTGACGGTCTGCTCGGCTGTCTGAGTTGATCGCTGGGGGTGTGCGTCCTCGGAGTGCGCACTCGCGGCCCCGAGGCGAGCCGAATCAGCACCGGTATCGGCACTGGAGGAGCCAGCGTCGGTGTCAGTCGCCTCGTCGGTGTCAGTCGCCTCGTCGGAGCTTGTGGATGCCGCTGGTGCCCCGTCCGAAGGAGCAGGCTGCGAGTGCTCTGGGCTGGCCGTTCCTGTCGTTTCCGCGAGAGCAGGCTCAACTGGGGCTGCCCCGGGTGTCGCCACCTCGGTGGTGGCGAGCACCGCAGCCAGTTCCGGGCCGGTCGTTGTTGGGACTTCGACGGTCGGATCCGCCGGGGGCGGATCTGCCCACGCCGGAGCGGTGAGGGCCGGACCAAGTCCGTTCAGGCGCGCGGTGGCGCGAGCAACCGGATCCTGCGAATCATGGGGGCTCGATGGAGCCGGTGCACTCTGCGTCCGTCCCTGGTGTTCGTCGGAGCCCGCTCGATGGGGCTCCTCTGCGTCAGCATCGGGGCGCGGTTCGCGTGCTCCGCCCTGGTCCGCGGGAGCCGCTCCGGCAGGCATCCGGGTGGGCTTGTATTTCACGCTGATGCCGACCGCCGAGAGAATCGTCTCGCGCAGCGGACCCGCGCCGGTCGTCTTAAACGCTGCGAGGTCAGACTCCGAGGCAAGCCCCACCGTGAGCAGCTCGCCGTCGAGCGCGAGGGGCGCGATCGGGCGCACCGCATTCCACGCATCGCGGTCATTCTCGAGCAGTTCATCCAGCAGATCGGGCCAGAGCTCTAGCAAGTCTTCGAACCCGGCGGCCTCAGATGCGGTGTCTTCGCCAGTCTCGGCGGCTCCCACACCGGCGGCGCTCGCAGAGTCACCCACGACAGGGGGATGCTCCGCGCCAACGTTGTCCATGGCCGGAGCCCCAGCGGGACCAGGAGTGCCCGATGGCTGTGGTGTTGGGGCCGAGGCAGCCTGCTGCCCGGGCGCTGCGCTCGTCGAACCATTCGCGGCGGCGCCAGAACTCTCCGGCGCCGAGCGCGCCGGAGAGGCCGGAGACTCACCGATGCTCGCGATCTGAGACGCACTCAGAATGTCTGAAATGGGCCGGCCGAACCCGGCTGCACCGGCGTTGGGATGCGGCTCCCCTGCTGCGGGGGCCGGGGCACCCGAGGCTGCGGGGCCAGATTCGACAGGGGAAACAGCGACCGGAGCCGCGGGCTCCTGAGCGGCCGGAGCAGCCCCGGTTGGGGCCTGGCCAGACGCGATGGGGTCTGCGCCTCACCGTGCTCGCGAGAAACCTGGGCCTGCTGGCCGGACCCCGAAGCAGCAGCAGGGGCTGCCCCGTTCGAGTCTTCTTCACGCAGGAACTCGCGAATCGAAGCCGCAGTCTGTGCTGCGTTCGGCACGGAGTCCGCGGCGGGAGCCGGAGCCGGAGCCGGAGCCGGAGCTGAGGCCGGAGCTGGCGTGGGAACACCCGTGGCAGCAGTGCGTGCGGCAGCAACCGCCGAGAGCGGGTTCGGCGCCGGTGCAGCGGGCGCCTGCCGTGCCTGCGGTGCTTGCGCAGAGGCCGGTGGCTGGGAGCCTGAACCCGGAGCAGGGGTGCTGGATTGCACTCCGCGAGGAACCGACCCGGCCGCTGCAGCGTGCTCCTGAGATGCCTGCGTCGCGACTGCCTGCGTCGATGCGCCCGACTGCACGAGCACGCGGGCGACCATCAATTCGAGCTGGAGGCGCGGCGCGGTGGCCCCCGCCATCTGATCGAGCGCAGCACTCACCGTGTCAGCCGTGCGCGAAAGTTCACCTGGGGCAAAGCGCTGCGCCTGCTCAAACATTCGGGTGAGCTGATCTTGCGGCACCCCACGGAACACCGCAGCGGCGCCGTCAACGGTGGTCGCACTCACCACGATGAGATCGCGCAGACGCTCAAGGAGATCCTCGACGAAACGTCGTGGATCCTGCCCTGTCTGCACCACACGATCGGTCGCCTGGAACGCAGCTGCTGGATCATGCGCCCCGAATGCGGTCACGACATCATCAAGCAGCTCAGTGTGTGTGAAGCCGAGCAGCCCAGCGGCGCGATCTGCGGTGACGATTGCTTCTTCTGAACCTGCGATGAGCTGATCGAGGATCGAAAGCGTGTCGCGCACCGATCCCCCACCCGCGCGCACGACGAGGGGGAGCACCCCAGGCTCAACCTGGACGCCCTCGCTGTCGCACAGTGTCTGCACATAGTCGATCAGCGTGCCGGGTGCGATGAGCCGGAACGGGTAATGGTGGGTGCGGGATCGGATCGTGCCAATCACCTTGTCCGGTTCGGTTGTGGCGAATACGAACTTGACGTGCGGCGGCGGCTCTTCCACGATTTTGAGCAGCGCATTGAAGCCGCCCGGGGTCACCATGTGCGCCTCGTCAATGATGAAAATCTTGAAGCGATCGCGTGCCGGAGCAAACACGGCGCGTTCGCGTAGATCGCGCGCGTCGTCAACGCCACCGTGACTCGCGGCGTCAATCTCCACGACGTCGAGCGATCCGCCCCCGTCTCGGCTGAGCTCAACGCAACTCGGGCAGACACCGCATGGCGTGTCTGTGGGCCCCTCGGCACAGTTCAAACAGCGGGCCAAAATGCGCGCTGATGTGGTCTTGCCACAGCCTCGCGGACCACTGAACAGATACGCGTGACCGATGCGCCCCGTTCGGAGCGCGGTCATCAGCGGATCGGTCACCTGAGACTGACCGATCATCTCGGCGAAGGCTTCTGGCCGATAACGGCGATAGAGTGCGGCAACCACAGACCCAATGCTACCGGTGGCCCCCGACATTCGCCCCGGAACCTGCATGATTCCAGCTCGGGCACTGACGCTTGAGGTCAGCAGCGCCGATGGCCGGAGCCACGTGCGGACCAGGAGACGCCGTCAGCGCTCAGAGAATCCGCTGGAATGTCCGAGGGCGCAGGCCCCGGGAGGTTGGTCCCACCGCTGCTACGCCGTCACGAGGTCCCAGGTCTGGCGGGCGATTTCTGCTTCTTCGTCGGTCGGCACCACGAGCACCGCGACACGCGAATCGTCCGCGCTGATCACGCGTGCTTCACTGCTCCGCGTCGCATTGCGTTCAGCGTCGAGCCGAATACCGAACCACTCCAGTTCCGAGCACACTTCGGCGCGCAGCGCGGCGCTGTTCTCACCCACACCCGCGGTGAACACGATCGCGTCTGCTCCCCCGAGCACCGCGAGATAGGCCCCCAGGTAGTGCCGGATCCGGTGCACCATCACTGCGATGGCCAGCTCCGCAGCGGGATCCCCCGCGTCTGCAGCGGCCCGTACGTCACGAAAGTCGCCGGTGCCGGTGAAGCCGATAAGGCCGGAGCGCTTGTTCAGCAGCGCATCGAGTGCATCCGTGCTCATGCCGGCTCGCAACAGGTGCAGGAGCGCACCCGGATCGACATCGCCCGATCGAGTGCCCATCACGAGCCCCTCAAGCGGGGTGAGCCCCATCGTCGTGTCGATCGAACGGCCGCCCTCGATCGCGCACGCGGACGCCCCGTTGCCGAGATGCAACACGATCTGCTTGAGAGATTCGAGCGGTGTGCCGAGGAACTCGGCCGCACGCCGCGACACCACCTGATGCGAGATACCGTGGAAGCCGTAACGCCTGATGCCGTGATCGGCGGCCACCGCTGGATCGATCGCGTACGTGTATGCACTTGCTGGCATGGACTGGTGGAACGCAGTGTCAAAGACGGCCACCTGCGGCACATCAGGAAACAGATGGCGAGCCGCGACGATCGCCTGGTAGTGCCCGGGGTTGTGCAGTGGCGCCAACTCGCTCAGCGCGTTGATCCGCTCGGCGACCCGATCGTCAAGCAGCGTAGGAGCAATGAACTCGCCAGCACCCTGCACGACCCGGTGGCCGATCGCGACAATTCCCAGCGCTTCGATTGCGGCCCCCGCGTTGGCGAACGCCTCGAGCATCGCAGTGAAGGCCGCGGTGTGATCGGGCGCCACAATGTCGCGCTCTTCGGTTTCGACGCCATGGTGCACGATGTGCCCGCTCGCTTCTCCGATGCGCTCAACGAGGCCTGAGGCTTGGCGGATCCCGGTTTCCGCTTCGATCAGCTGATACTTGATCGAGGAGGATCCGGCGTTCACCACGAGCACATTCCTCATGCGTTTCCCCCGCCCCGCGTCATTCCGGCTTGCACTGCGGTGATCGCGACGGTGTTGAGGATGTCGGTGACCGTGGCCCCGCGCGAAAGATCATTGACCGGCTTCGCGAGCCCCTGCAGCACCGGGCCCACCGCAATTGCACCGGCCGAGCGCTGCACGGCCTTGTAGGTATTGTTGCCCGTATTCAGGTCTGGGAATATGAAGACTGTGGCGCGACCGGCTACGGCCGAACCCGGGAGTTTCGAAGCGCCGGTTTCCGGGTCACTCGCCGCGTCGTACTGCATCGGCCCCTCCAAGAGCAGCTCGGGCCTGGCTGCACGCGCGAGCGCTGTCGCCTCGCGCACTTTGTCGACGTCGGCGCCCGAGCCGGATTCACCCGTGGAATACGAGAGCATCGCAACCCGGGGCTCCACACCAAACTGCGCAGCGGTCTCAGCGGAAGAAAGCGCAATATCCGCCAATTGGGCGGCATTCGGGTCAGGGTTCACGGCACAATCACCGTAGACAAGCACGCGATCAGCGAGCGCCATGAAGAAGACGCTCGACACCACGGAGACTCCGGGCTTCGTCTTGATGATCTCCAGGCTCGGACGAATCGTGTGGGCCGTCGTGTGCGCGGCGCCCGAGACCATCCCGTCTGCCAACCCGAGATGCACCATCATCGTGCCGAAGTAGCTGACGTCGGTCATCGTCTCTCGAGCTTGATCGAGCGTCACGCCCTTGTGGGCACGCAACTGCGCATACTCTTCCGCGAAACGTTCTCGGAGTTCCGAGTGCACCGGGTCAATCGTCTCAGCTCCATCGATGAGGAGCCCGAGCTCGCCTCCCCGCTTCCGAATCGCTGCGGAGTCCCCCAGAATCGTCAGTCGCGCAGTTCCCCGCGAGAGTAACGTGCTGGCAGCGCGCAGAATCCGATCATCGCTTCCCTCAGGCAGCACGATATGCGCGTTGGCAGCCGCAGCACGGTCGAACAATTCGTACGCGAACATGACCGGCGTCCGCACGCCACCACGGTGCAGCCGCAGGCGCTCTCGCAGTGTTGCGCCGTCTACGTGCTGCGCGAACAGGGCGAGCGCGATGTCGAACTTGGCCGGTGAATCCGGCGTGATCAGCCCTCGAGCGCGTGAGATCCGGCGCACCGTATCAAAGGTGCCGGTGTGGGTGCGGACGATCGGCAGCGTGGAATCGATCCCATCCAGGAGCCGCTCGACATCCGGTGGAAGCTCAAAGTTCCCGTTCAGCACCACCGCGGCAATCGTTGGGAAGGTCGGCGCCTCGTGCGCCATCGTTACTGCGAGCAACGTCTCAGACCGATCTGCGGCGATTACCACGATCGATCCCTCAAGGAGGCGCGGCAGGACGTTCTCCATCGACATGCCTGCCACCACAATGTCCCTCGCTTCGCGGGCCAGGAGCTCGGCTGATCCTCGCGCGAGCGTACCCCCGACGGCCTCGATCACGCTGGACACCGGCGGAGCGACGAGCAGGAGCTCTTCCGGGATCGACCACACCGGCACGCCATCAGGCAGCACGCGCGAGACCGCCTGCTCGATTTCGGGCAGCCACTCCGGGTCGGCGCGATTCACCAGTGCGGCGAGCACGGTGGCGTGCTCCGACTGCAGCTCTGCGAGCCCGAGCTCCGCAAGCTGGGCCAGATCTCCCGGCGTGCGCGCGGATTGCTGACCGAGATACTCAGGTTCCTCGTTCGAGCGACCGCCGAGCACCAGCAGCACCGGAGTGTCGAGGTTCGCTGCGATCCGCGCATTGAACGCGAGTTCGGTGGGGGCCGCCACATCGGTGAAGTCTGACCCTACGACCACGACAGCGTCGCAGTGTGTGCGAAGCTCTTGGTAGGCCGCGACGATCCGCACCATGGCCGCGTCCGGGTCGGCGTGCGCATCCTCATATGTGACGCCAACGCATGCCTCATACGGCACCTCGGCCGTAGCACGCGGGTGGAGCAGATCGAGGACTCGATCACGCTCACTCGCTGATCGAATGAGCGGGCGAAAAACGCCGACACGCGGAGCGTCGGCGAGCAGAGTGCTGAGCACTCCGAGCGCCACGGCGCTCTTCCCAGTTCGGCCTTCAGCCGAGGTCAAGTAGATGCTTGCAGCCACGGGTCAATCCTATGCGGCTGCGACCTCGGCGGGGCTGAGGCGGGCGAGGCGGGCGGGGCGGAGTGGAGCGAGCAGGGATCCGACGTGCGCCGCTCCCCACCCGCTCCGGCGCTTAGCGTGGTTCCGCACTGGACTGCGCAGCGGTGAGCCCAGCCGCGAAGCCGCGCTCGAACGCCGCCATGCGTGCCGCGCCACGCCGGTGCCCTGAAAAGCCTTGGTGCCCCTGGTGGCCCCGAGGCCCTCGGCTGGCCTGGCGCGGATCTTGGCCAGGGTGGTCGCACTGATCCTGACTTTGGGGGCCCTGGCGGAAGCCACGATCGTAGCCGCTGCCATGTGGCTCTTTATGACCGAAGTGGCCGCAGTGCCGAACGTGGCCACGGTGCTGAAGCTGATCGCGCTGCCCACGGTACTCGCCGTGTCCGCGGTGGCCCACTGGGCCACGTCGCGGAGGCGCGTCGCTTCAGTCCAGCCAAACTCTCGCGCGATCGCGGCGAGCGTTGCGGTGGTGGTGGCGAGCTCCTCCCGGGAGACAGACCCGGCAATCCGGTCCGTTGTCTCCTGCACGATCCCCGCGAGGCGGGTGCGTGCTTCTTCGCCTGAATCGGTCAGCTGCCAGCCTGTCTCGTCTCGCTCGATCCAGCCGCGGTCGGCGAGGGCACAGACGCGCTTGCCGCCTCGTTCCAGCTGCTCGCGCAGCCGCCCAGGAATCTCGGTAGTGCCGGAGATCGCGGAGAGGATCCGTAGATCGCGGCGAGTGGCACCCTCCGCATCGAAGCGGCGTGCATACTCGCGGGAAACGAGTGCATCGGTCATGGTGAGCCAGTAGCTCAGTGTGCGTTCGCTTGTCTGCTGAGTCTCGGTGCTCGGGGTTGCATTGGTGTTGTCGTGAGTGGGTGTCATGGAACAGTCCTTTCAGGGGCGGGATCACCTCCCGCAAAATTACATGTCATAGTGCATGTATATGTATGATTACATGCATCTCATTCCATGTCAAGTAACATGTAAAATAGATCCCATGACCGCCACCAACTCCGCTCCTCACTCGGCAGGAACTGAGCCCGAGGATCCCAACACTTCACAGGCGAGCGAGACACATCAGGCAAGCGAGGCCGATGCAATTCTTGCCGCGCTGAGCCGAATTCGCGGACGCGGCGGACGCGGGTTCCGCGGCCCTGGCGGACACGGACGCAGGAACCACGACGGGGCCGCGGCCCGCGACAGCTTCGGGTCCGACTGGAGCGGGCACTCGGGCTCCCTGGCTTCGCAGGGCACCCGGGACATCCGGGGCACCCCGGATTCCCAGGGCCAACCGGCGAGGAACGCGGGCCGCGCGGCCGGTTTGGCGGGCCCGCACTATTGAGACTCCTCGGGCAACTCGCGCACGCGGATTCAGCGCTGAGCGTGAGCGAGCTCGCGGAACGGATCGGCGTGGATCAGCCGCGCGCATCGCGGCTCGTGCAGCAGGCGGTCGAACGCGAGTTCGCGGCCCGCGAAGCCGATCCAGCAGACGCCAGGCGCACCAGAGTCCGCCTCACTGACGCCGGGCAGCGTGCCGTGCACGGTTTCCGTGGTCAACAGCGCGCGGACATGACCGTGGCACTCGACGCGCTCACCGCACCAGAGCGGGGTGAGCTCGCGCGGCTTATCACGAAGCTCGCGGATGCCTGGCCGGAGCCCTAGGAACTGGAGCGGCGTGGGAACCCTGGAAAAGAAAGACTCCCTACGTACCCGCTAGAGCTCAAGTACCCTTGCTTCGTTTCCGACCTGGGGAGTTCCTCAAGATAGCGCCACGTAGGGAGCCGTTCTAGTCTAGCGGACGATTCGCCGCCGCAATGCCACCGCCCCGCACGCGGCCGCGCCGAGCAGCAGGATCGCGCCAGCTCCGAGCGCGAGCAGCGGCGTGTCTCCAGCGCCAGTCTGCGCGAGCGGCGACTGAGGTGCCGCCGACGACGGTGTGGGCGGCGGCGTGGTGGTTGGCGGCGTGGTGGTCGGCGGCTTTGGCGCGATAGAGGTGGTTGCCACCTCCAGCGTGGCGGCATCGCTGGATCCCACTGGATTCTGCGCGGTGAGGCGCACGGCATAGACAGTGCCTGAGCTCAGACCCGTCAGCTTGTGCGAGGTCGCATCACCCGCGAGCTCTGCCGTGATGGTGGCCGCTGCGGCCCCAGCCGCTCCCGGCACGGTCTCCCCGGCGCGTCGGCAACCACCACTGCGACCGGAGTCGCTTCAAGCTGCAACTGCTTCGCGTCGCTCGCAGTGTCCCACGACAGCACGAAGCTGTCAGCGGTGACCTCGCTCGCGCGGAACCCCTGCGGAGTGCCCGGCAGCGCTGTCAGACTCTCGAGCAGCGCCGAAGCATCAACGATGCCGGCCCCAAAGACCGAGCTGTCCGGAATCCCGAACGCGGTGTATGGATTCACCGGGCCTCCTGCGGCGGGGCCCCTGGCGGTATTCACAATGCCAGCAGTGAGATCACCACCGCTCAGGCCAGGCGCATACGACTTCGCGAGTGCTGCGACAGCCGCCGCATTCGGCGCGGCTGCCGAGGTGCCGAAGAAGCGGTACTCAGGATCCCCGGTGTCATCGAAGAAAGAGGTCTGTGTTCCGTCGACCGATGCGATGTTCGGCGTCTGGGGCGTGATCGGGGCCGCGAGCGGCTGCGCCGGGTTCGGGCCAGTGAGGTCGACCGGTGCGTAGTACAACGTCGTTGATCCCAGCGAGGAGTAGTCCCGCAATACGGTCGGGTTGCGCCAATCGAGCGCGGCTACGCTGAGCGCCGATCCGTCGCCGGCGTGCCCAAACGTGGTCGCACCCACCACGTCATTCACCCCGTCACCGAGGTGCGCACGCTCAACGAACGCCTCACCGCCGCGCATAAACTGCAACTGTACGGCTGGGCTGGGCGCCGCCGGATCGAATGCCGTGCGCACCATCACCATCCGAATCTCTGAGCCGGACGGCACCGACACCCGCCCGATGCTTCCGGGGAAAAACTCACCGATCTGCGGTGCGATAGCGAGCAGTTTCGGTTCATCCGTCACCGGATCCACTGCGTAGAACCGCCATTCGTAGCTGGTGGTGATCCCAAACATGGGCTCGGCAATCGATCCGACCACTGAGACAGCGTCTGCCCCGTCCCCCACGGCCCCGCCGGTCTGGAGCGTGTCAAACGGGGTCTCGATCGCCGGGTCCGGATCAAAGTCCAGGCAGTCATACGAACCCAAGTTTGCGAGCGGATCTCGCGGTCCGGTCAGCAGCCAGTCCGGGCATGCCGCGGCCCGGTAGGCCGTGGTACGCCAGGACGAAATCGGGCGATCCGCGCTTGCTCCCCGCGTTCCCAGTGCCGTACCGTTGCCCGCCGAGGTGAAATAGGCCACTCCGCTGGCCTTCACCTGTTCGATCGCGGTGGCAATGAAGCCCTGTTGAAAGGTCGTCTCTGAGTTCCAGGAGATATCGTCCACAATGATGTCGGCCCCGGCGGCGGCGAGCTGGCCAATGTGCTCGGCCATCTCAAACTCAGAGGCCCCGGCATCCGCGAACAGGATCCGCGCACCAGGCGCAATGCCGTGTACGAGCTGGGCCATAGCGCGCCCCTCGTCGGAGCCCGTGCGCATATCCGAGATCACTTCAACCGGGATTGTGCGGCCACAGGGATTGCCTGCGCCCGGCAGCACGCCGGCAGCCACATCTGCTTCCCAGGAGGTGGGCAGCGCGTTGGCGCCAAAGGAATCCGAGATCACTCCAACGGTGACACCGGTGCCGTCAACCCCAAATCGCTCGCGCGCTTCCGCGGAGTGCAGCGGGCCATCGGCTTCAATGGGGATCGGTCCACACGCCTCGCCGCTCGGCCGCGGCGCCGCAGCAAGCGGACCGCCGGCCCGTGCGCTGCTGGCAGCACCGCCACTGGCAACGGCGCCGCCGGTAAACGGCCGCAGCGCTGGCGTCGCGCTGAGAATTCCGGGGAGCTCAGCTAGCTCGCCGAGCCGGGCAGGTGCCACCCGGACCGTTGCCGCGGGAACGC
This window harbors:
- a CDS encoding acetate/propionate family kinase, whose translation is MRNVLVVNAGSSSIKYQLIEAETGIRQASGLVERIGEASGHIVHHGVETEERDIVAPDHTAAFTAMLEAFANAGAAIEALGIVAIGHRVVQGAGEFIAPTLLDDRVAERINALSELAPLHNPGHYQAIVAARHLFPDVPQVAVFDTAFHQSMPASAYTYAIDPAVAADHGIRRYGFHGISHQVVSRRAAEFLGTPLESLKQIVLHLGNGASACAIEGGRSIDTTMGLTPLEGLVMGTRSGDVDPGALLHLLRAGMSTDALDALLNKRSGLIGFTGTGDFRDVRAAADAGDPAAELAIAVMVHRIRHYLGAYLAVLGGADAIVFTAGVGENSAALRAEVCSELEWFGIRLDAERNATRSSEARVISADDSRVAVLVVPTDEEAEIARQTWDLVTA
- the pta gene encoding phosphate acetyltransferase, with translation MAASIYLTSAEGRTGKSAVALGVLSTLLADAPRVGVFRPLIRSASERDRVLDLLHPRATAEVPYEACVGVTYEDAHADPDAAMVRIVAAYQELRTHCDAVVVVGSDFTDVAAPTELAFNARIAANLDTPVLLVLGGRSNEEPEYLGQQSARTPGDLAQLAELGLAELQSEHATVLAALVNRADPEWLPEIEQAVSRVLPDGVPVWSIPEELLLVAPPVSSVIEAVGGTLARGSAELLAREARDIVVAGMSMENVLPRLLEGSIVVIAADRSETLLAVTMAHEAPTFPTIAAVVLNGNFELPPDVERLLDGIDSTLPIVRTHTGTFDTVRRISRARGLITPDSPAKFDIALALFAQHVDGATLRERLRLHRGGVRTPVMFAYELFDRAAAANAHIVLPEGSDDRILRAASTLLSRGTARLTILGDSAAIRKRGGELGLLIDGAETIDPVHSELRERFAEEYAQLRAHKGVTLDQARETMTDVSYFGTMMVHLGLADGMVSGAAHTTAHTIRPSLEIIKTKPGVSVVSSVFFMALADRVLVYGDCAVNPDPNAAQLADIALSSAETAAQFGVEPRVAMLSYSTGESGSGADVDKVREATALARAARPELLLEGPMQYDAASDPETGASKLPGSAVAGRATVFIFPDLNTGNNTYKAVQRSAGAIAVGPVLQGLAKPVNDLSRGATVTDILNTVAITAVQAGMTRGGGNA
- a CDS encoding MarR family winged helix-turn-helix transcriptional regulator yields the protein MSELAERIGVDQPRASRLVQQAVEREFAAREADPADARRTRVRLTDAGQRAVHGFRGQQRADMTVALDALTAPERGELARLITKLADAWPEP
- a CDS encoding fibronectin type III domain-containing protein, producing MPGAAGAAAATITAELAGDATSHKLTGLSSGTVYAVRLTAQNPVGSSDAATLEVATTSIAPKPPTTTPPTTTPPPTPSSAAPQSPLAQTGAGDTPLLALGAGAILLLGAAACGAVALRRRIVR
- a CDS encoding S8 family serine peptidase, yielding MAPARLGELAELPGILSATPALRPFTGGAVASGGAASSARAGGPLAAAPRPSGEACGPIPIEADGPLHSAEARERFGVDGTGVTVGVISDSFGANALPTSWEADVAAGVLPGAGNPCGRTIPVEVISDMRTGSDEGRAMAQLVHGIAPGARILFADAGASEFEMAEHIGQLAAAGADIIVDDISWNSETTFQQGFIATAIEQVKASGVAYFTSAGNGTALGTRGASADRPISSWRTTAYRAAACPDWLLTGPRDPLANLGSYDCLDFDPDPAIETPFDTLQTGGAVGDGADAVSVVGSIAEPMFGITTSYEWRFYAVDPVTDEPKLLAIAPQIGEFFPGSIGRVSVPSGSEIRMVMVRTAFDPAAPSPAVQLQFMRGGEAFVERAHLGDGVNDVVGATTFGHAGDGSALSVAALDWRNPTVLRDYSSLGSTTLYYAPVDLTGPNPAQPLAAPITPQTPNIASVDGTQTSFFDDTGDPEYRFFGTSAAAPNAAAVAALAKSYAPGLSGGDLTAGIVNTARGPAAGGPVNPYTAFGIPDSSVFGAGIVDASALLESLTALPGTPQGFRASEVTADSFVLSWDTASDAKQLQLEATPVAVVVADAPGRPCRERLGPQRPPSRQSSRVMRPRTS